In Macrobrachium rosenbergii isolate ZJJX-2024 chromosome 48, ASM4041242v1, whole genome shotgun sequence, one DNA window encodes the following:
- the LOC136831435 gene encoding uncharacterized protein isoform X3, with amino-acid sequence MAQLKFSRWLYFSLIVTCQLLNITSSLVIGTPPRCDAQCVFEYIPVCGSDGRTYPNVCFLYVASCRDSSLTYLRPGPCTIPDPCTIPCNRKYEPVCGNDGVTYTNPCVLMYESCINPGRGITMAYEGRCRGTNFDDGNSLFPPQDPIPNPFSPATPSRPRCPFGCTKEYLPVCGSDGVTYSNECTFNSVACKDPSLRKVKEDACDPSRTTTTTRRPFFSSGPFSPTSSSSPFSKFSDAVTTEDIDMSNREFCRKDCPFTYGPICGTDGVTYTNKCTFDVAVCVDASLKINYNGSCNRNS; translated from the exons ATGGCTCAGTTGAAGTTTTCACGGtggttatatttttccttgatcGTGACATGCCAGCTGCTCAACATTACAAGTTCTTTAGTCATTGGAACACCCCCAC GTTGTGATGCCCAATGCGTCTTTGAGTATATCCCGGTATGTGGAAGTGATGGCAGGACATACCCCAATGTTTGTTTCTTGTATGTTGCCTCATGTCGGGACAGCAGCTTAACGTATTTGCGGCCAGGACCTTGCA CGATACCCGACCCGTGCACCATCCCTTGCAACAGAAAGTATGAACCTGTCTGTGGAAACGACGGCGTCACTTACACCAATCCCTGCGTGCTCATGTACGAGTCCTGCATAAACCCTGGACGTGGCATAACGATGGCATACGAAGGAAGATGCA GAGGTACAAACTTTGACGATGGAAACTCGCTGTTCCCACCCCAAGATCCTATTCCAAACCCATTCTCACCAGCCACACCTAGCCGCCCTCGGTGCCCCTTCGGCTGTACCAAGGAATACCTTCCAGTCTGTGGGAGTGATGGGGTCACTTACTCCAACGAGTGCACTTTCAATTCAGTTGCCTGCAAAGACCCTTCCCTCCGGAAGGTCAAGGAGGATGCTTGCG ATCCCTCTCGGACAACTACTACAACAAGACGACCCTTCTTCTCTTCAGGACCCTTTTCCCCGACATCATCATCCTCACCCTTTTCTAAATTTTCTGATGCTGTTACAACAGAAGATATTGACATGTCCAACAGGGAGTTCTGTAGGAAGGACTGTCCTTTTACATATGGTCCTATCTGTGGAACGGATGGGGTCACCTACACCAATAAATGCACCTTTGATGTGGCTGTCTGTGTCGATGCTTCACTCAAGATTAACTACAATGGAAGCTGCAACAGAAATTCTTAG
- the LOC136831435 gene encoding uncharacterized protein isoform X2 — translation MAQLKFSRWLYFSLIVTCQLLNITSSLVIGTPPPIPDPCTIPCNRKYEPVCGNDGVTYTNPCVLMYESCINPGRGITMAYEGRCRGTNFDDGNSLFPPQDPIPNPFSPATPSRPRCPFGCTKEYLPVCGSDGVTYSNECTFNSVACKDPSLRKVKEDACGQDFAIPSNPRCPLSCNKVYDPVCGSNGVTYINDCHFSKASCAEPSIDKVKNGECYPSRTTTTTRRPFFSSGPFSPTSSSSPFSKFSDAVTTEDIDMSNREFCRKDCPFTYGPICGTDGVTYTNKCTFDVAVCVDASLKINYNGSCNRNS, via the exons ATGGCTCAGTTGAAGTTTTCACGGtggttatatttttccttgatcGTGACATGCCAGCTGCTCAACATTACAAGTTCTTTAGTCATTGGAACACCCCCAC CGATACCCGACCCGTGCACCATCCCTTGCAACAGAAAGTATGAACCTGTCTGTGGAAACGACGGCGTCACTTACACCAATCCCTGCGTGCTCATGTACGAGTCCTGCATAAACCCTGGACGTGGCATAACGATGGCATACGAAGGAAGATGCA GAGGTACAAACTTTGACGATGGAAACTCGCTGTTCCCACCCCAAGATCCTATTCCAAACCCATTCTCACCAGCCACACCTAGCCGCCCTCGGTGCCCCTTCGGCTGTACCAAGGAATACCTTCCAGTCTGTGGGAGTGATGGGGTCACTTACTCCAACGAGTGCACTTTCAATTCAGTTGCCTGCAAAGACCCTTCCCTCCGGAAGGTCAAGGAGGATGCTTGCG GACAAGATTTCGCCATTCCATCCAATCCGAGGTGTCCTTTGAGTTGCAACAAAGTGTATGATCCTGTCTGCGGTTCGAATGGCGTCACTTACATCAACGACTGCCACTTTAGCAAGGCTTCCTGCGCTGAGCCTTCAATTGACAAAGTTAAAAATGGAGAATGCT ATCCCTCTCGGACAACTACTACAACAAGACGACCCTTCTTCTCTTCAGGACCCTTTTCCCCGACATCATCATCCTCACCCTTTTCTAAATTTTCTGATGCTGTTACAACAGAAGATATTGACATGTCCAACAGGGAGTTCTGTAGGAAGGACTGTCCTTTTACATATGGTCCTATCTGTGGAACGGATGGGGTCACCTACACCAATAAATGCACCTTTGATGTGGCTGTCTGTGTCGATGCTTCACTCAAGATTAACTACAATGGAAGCTGCAACAGAAATTCTTAG
- the LOC136831435 gene encoding serine protease inhibitor dipetalogastin-like isoform X1: protein MAQLKFSRWLYFSLIVTCQLLNITSSLVIGTPPRCDAQCVFEYIPVCGSDGRTYPNVCFLYVASCRDSSLTYLRPGPCTIPDPCTIPCNRKYEPVCGNDGVTYTNPCVLMYESCINPGRGITMAYEGRCRGTNFDDGNSLFPPQDPIPNPFSPATPSRPRCPFGCTKEYLPVCGSDGVTYSNECTFNSVACKDPSLRKVKEDACGQDFAIPSNPRCPLSCNKVYDPVCGSNGVTYINDCHFSKASCAEPSIDKVKNGECYPSRTTTTTRRPFFSSGPFSPTSSSSPFSKFSDAVTTEDIDMSNREFCRKDCPFTYGPICGTDGVTYTNKCTFDVAVCVDASLKINYNGSCNRNS from the exons ATGGCTCAGTTGAAGTTTTCACGGtggttatatttttccttgatcGTGACATGCCAGCTGCTCAACATTACAAGTTCTTTAGTCATTGGAACACCCCCAC GTTGTGATGCCCAATGCGTCTTTGAGTATATCCCGGTATGTGGAAGTGATGGCAGGACATACCCCAATGTTTGTTTCTTGTATGTTGCCTCATGTCGGGACAGCAGCTTAACGTATTTGCGGCCAGGACCTTGCA CGATACCCGACCCGTGCACCATCCCTTGCAACAGAAAGTATGAACCTGTCTGTGGAAACGACGGCGTCACTTACACCAATCCCTGCGTGCTCATGTACGAGTCCTGCATAAACCCTGGACGTGGCATAACGATGGCATACGAAGGAAGATGCA GAGGTACAAACTTTGACGATGGAAACTCGCTGTTCCCACCCCAAGATCCTATTCCAAACCCATTCTCACCAGCCACACCTAGCCGCCCTCGGTGCCCCTTCGGCTGTACCAAGGAATACCTTCCAGTCTGTGGGAGTGATGGGGTCACTTACTCCAACGAGTGCACTTTCAATTCAGTTGCCTGCAAAGACCCTTCCCTCCGGAAGGTCAAGGAGGATGCTTGCG GACAAGATTTCGCCATTCCATCCAATCCGAGGTGTCCTTTGAGTTGCAACAAAGTGTATGATCCTGTCTGCGGTTCGAATGGCGTCACTTACATCAACGACTGCCACTTTAGCAAGGCTTCCTGCGCTGAGCCTTCAATTGACAAAGTTAAAAATGGAGAATGCT ATCCCTCTCGGACAACTACTACAACAAGACGACCCTTCTTCTCTTCAGGACCCTTTTCCCCGACATCATCATCCTCACCCTTTTCTAAATTTTCTGATGCTGTTACAACAGAAGATATTGACATGTCCAACAGGGAGTTCTGTAGGAAGGACTGTCCTTTTACATATGGTCCTATCTGTGGAACGGATGGGGTCACCTACACCAATAAATGCACCTTTGATGTGGCTGTCTGTGTCGATGCTTCACTCAAGATTAACTACAATGGAAGCTGCAACAGAAATTCTTAG